The following proteins come from a genomic window of Alnus glutinosa chromosome 10, dhAlnGlut1.1, whole genome shotgun sequence:
- the LOC133880308 gene encoding pEARLI1-like lipid transfer protein 1 gives MGSKAIATIAFLVSLNLLFFTIVTSTYVPCPPSPLKTLKHPPVKPHPARAAPKPTACPKDTLKLGVCANLLNDLVHLVVGTPPKTACCSLIQGLADVEAAICLCNAIRANVLGINLNVPVSLSLLLNYCGKNVPTGFQCA, from the coding sequence ATGGGTTCTAAGGCTATTGCAACCATagcttttcttgtttctctcAACCTTCTCTTCTTCACTATTGTCACTTCAACCTATGTCCCTTGCCCACCATCGCCACTAAAGACTCTAAAACACCCTCCAGTAAAGCCACACCCGGCCAGAGCGGCGCCTAAGCCCACCGCTTGCCCCAAGGATACCCTTAAGTTAGGGGTGTGTGCCAACCTGTTAAATGACTTGGTACACCTTGTTGTTGGAACCCCACCAAAGACAGCCTGCTGCAGCCTCATACAGGGACTTGCTGATGTGGAAGCTGCTATTTGCCTTTGCAATGCCATCAGGGCCAATGTTTTGGGCATCAATCTTAATGTCCCCGTCTCATTGAGCTTGCTGCTCAATTACTGTGGAAAGAATGTTCCCACAGGCTTCCAATGCGCCTAA